Proteins encoded together in one Chryseobacterium sp. G0201 window:
- a CDS encoding zinc chelation protein SecC, producing MSDKIEDNSSFEEFRNNIKGGKAIKQIASLLAPFSKTAKNVLGALENFEDLEKQFKEISKSPDSFNKYFSELGWIAHESINHNLMLECIQLAESGSLNTAEEKLADYYTSEEMSWLVSSVYGVPEFRKRNELINAAYEDTKAKKFYSAIPLLLMIIDGTVNDISKSKGFFAENTDLTAWDSIAAHSTGLSKLRDILNVTRKGTTTDEIFFPYRNGILHGRDISYGNKYVAAKSWLTLFAINDWAKALKRNKENPPKENKKQNLKESLIELKNSTIKYQERQLKFKEMDNYMNCWKERKPIIGEDFPSKGALGDYKDFTPEKDAINFLINWQNNNYGAIAKQISFFTKEVNFGKEAGRVRKIFENKKLKDFEIVSIDHKAPAITEIVVIITILFNEKEYVEEILLRMIYENEQNENLVFGQSGGIWKIIDSFFFAKIEYLGY from the coding sequence ATGAGTGATAAAATTGAAGATAATTCTTCATTTGAAGAATTTAGAAATAATATAAAAGGAGGAAAAGCAATTAAACAAATTGCATCTCTCCTTGCGCCATTTAGTAAGACTGCTAAAAATGTTTTAGGAGCTTTAGAAAATTTTGAGGATCTGGAAAAACAGTTCAAAGAAATTTCTAAAAGTCCAGATAGTTTTAACAAATATTTTAGTGAATTAGGCTGGATTGCTCATGAGTCAATAAATCATAACCTCATGTTAGAATGTATTCAGCTTGCTGAATCAGGTAGCTTAAATACTGCTGAAGAAAAACTTGCGGATTACTACACATCTGAAGAGATGAGTTGGCTAGTTTCGTCAGTCTACGGAGTACCTGAATTTCGGAAAAGAAATGAGCTGATAAATGCGGCTTATGAAGATACAAAAGCAAAGAAATTTTATTCAGCAATACCTTTACTACTGATGATAATTGATGGCACAGTCAATGACATAAGTAAAAGTAAAGGTTTTTTTGCCGAAAATACAGATTTAACAGCTTGGGATTCTATTGCTGCACATAGTACGGGGCTTTCGAAATTACGAGACATACTAAATGTAACTAGAAAAGGCACAACTACTGATGAAATATTTTTTCCATATCGAAATGGCATACTACATGGAAGGGATATTTCGTATGGTAATAAATACGTAGCTGCAAAATCTTGGCTGACTCTATTTGCAATTAATGATTGGGCAAAAGCTCTAAAAAGAAACAAAGAAAATCCACCTAAAGAAAATAAAAAGCAAAATTTAAAAGAATCACTTATTGAATTAAAAAACAGTACTATTAAATATCAAGAACGGCAGTTGAAGTTTAAAGAAATGGATAATTATATGAACTGTTGGAAAGAAAGGAAACCAATAATAGGTGAGGATTTCCCTTCAAAAGGCGCATTAGGTGATTACAAAGATTTTACTCCTGAAAAAGATGCTATAAATTTTTTAATAAATTGGCAAAACAATAATTATGGTGCTATAGCCAAACAAATTTCATTTTTCACAAAAGAAGTAAACTTCGGAAAGGAAGCAGGAAGGGTAAGAAAGATCTTCGAGAATAAAAAATTAAAAGATTTTGAAATAGTTTCGATTGATCATAAAGCGCCAGCTATAACCGAGATAGTTGTAATAATTACTATCTTATTCAATGAAAAGGAATATGTAGAAGAAATATTATTGCGGATGATATATGAAAATGAACAAAATGAAAACTTAGTATTTGGACAATCAGGAGGAATATGGAAAATAATAGATTCTTTTTTCTTTGCTAAAATAGAATATTTAGGATACTAG
- a CDS encoding helix-turn-helix domain-containing protein yields MKENYNLEKIQELINNKIEENLHLDYKASGSLEKNEKKANEISKDVSAFANSDGGVIIYGIKEDSINKHIPEKIDPIDRNAISKEWIEQIIQGRISPRIQGINIIPITINEPNEVVYVVEIPKSDTVHQANDRKYYKRFNFNSEPMYDYEIKDVLNRNKFPKIELEFEIVINTYEVTTNNGFPHPTMSFLTPQSPEKEIKENIFLNVYARNNGKVLANYINAYFIFNKKFLSKNKGQQGDDFEEYFGDNTIRDVVDVKFTGFDTIKKYGPSRYDPILPRLKFKVKSLSLNKEILQSSSSIKWEVYADNSEPIRGETELKEIKIINEDISN; encoded by the coding sequence ATGAAAGAAAATTATAATTTAGAGAAGATACAAGAACTAATTAATAATAAAATTGAAGAGAACCTACATCTTGACTATAAAGCTTCTGGTTCTTTAGAGAAAAATGAAAAAAAAGCAAATGAGATTTCAAAAGATGTATCAGCATTTGCAAATTCTGACGGAGGCGTTATTATTTATGGAATTAAGGAAGATTCAATTAACAAGCATATTCCTGAAAAAATTGATCCTATAGACAGAAATGCTATATCAAAAGAATGGATTGAGCAGATTATACAAGGAAGAATATCCCCAAGAATTCAAGGAATAAATATAATTCCAATAACCATTAATGAACCTAATGAGGTTGTTTATGTGGTCGAAATCCCTAAAAGTGACACTGTACACCAAGCAAATGATAGAAAATATTATAAAAGATTTAATTTCAATTCTGAGCCTATGTACGATTATGAGATTAAGGATGTACTCAATAGAAATAAGTTTCCTAAAATCGAATTGGAATTTGAAATTGTTATAAATACTTATGAAGTTACTACAAATAACGGCTTTCCTCACCCAACAATGAGTTTTCTAACACCGCAATCGCCTGAAAAAGAAATTAAAGAAAATATATTTTTAAATGTGTATGCTCGAAATAATGGGAAAGTATTAGCCAACTATATTAATGCTTACTTTATATTTAATAAAAAGTTTCTTTCAAAAAATAAAGGACAGCAAGGTGATGATTTTGAAGAGTACTTTGGTGATAATACTATAAGAGACGTTGTAGATGTAAAATTTACAGGTTTTGACACGATAAAGAAATATGGACCATCAAGATACGACCCGATATTGCCTCGATTGAAATTTAAAGTAAAGAGTTTAAGTTTGAATAAAGAGATTTTGCAATCATCTAGCTCAATAAAATGGGAAGTGTATGCAGATAATTCTGAACCCATTAGAGGTGAAACTGAATTAAAAGAAATAAAAATAATCAACGAGGATATTAGTAACTAG
- a CDS encoding ADP-ribosyltransferase domain-containing protein: MENILDDISDFDEESKRILRGNSFIQFAELEKGIYGSGKDPFEGIRTNKTFDEISNEYALSTPFRKNSAFYKPTVEDYDALSQDFYTGGINYELLAKDLKEKLGLINSFLFEPEKYLLEDKTIYSGSSSFSTPVFSSVKNNKPFLYKKNDTEVQAIFDLAKLNTRKNLLSNSYNFGIYFDNYKVTYNLNFIYKDGEDKKFSDTQTNATENPYDFKLNDEYIAIKLYTGNAETFLEFLRIIKGDSQAEQIKKDIIRYYKNFFVTAENNPDIIDALYENIPDFVLEVLTDEMLWKNFISLSEKAINTSGTNENMSVINLLKGVKNGVWWGNQINNNPDVVRKVLNKIQAKYLEDFIIELSKVGRKAWKDSDYQNAISYSLEMKDILKNGIVENRFVYWSGFLEKEKKFEVGFTIHSYIDGNLAESGSETLGINYAFTPLKIPDDKGDYFIPTIVANYFTEKQIDEDRWTILENITAGLLPEFELVAFKSFSSLAAKLRYSKYLKILGENPAFQKILVELSSTRYMTKYLSLEEEAAVRLYTTGYYSGLNRALRGGIPMTEEYKAYKELLNNALNKLPKTSSSTFYRLEKMSPEMLSKEYAIGKTVEKRSFTSSTYDYTAAEEMMFDDAGFNVLVKITGKNGKSIEATSKIPAEKEILFKSNTKFIVEEIKEMPSPISPSENIMFIKLVEK; this comes from the coding sequence ATGGAAAATATTTTAGACGACATTAGCGATTTTGACGAAGAAAGCAAACGAATACTTCGAGGAAACAGTTTCATACAATTTGCAGAACTAGAAAAAGGAATTTACGGAAGTGGTAAAGACCCTTTTGAAGGGATAAGAACCAATAAAACATTTGATGAAATCTCCAATGAGTACGCATTAAGTACACCTTTTAGAAAAAATAGTGCTTTTTACAAACCTACAGTTGAAGATTATGATGCCTTATCTCAAGATTTTTACACGGGAGGAATTAACTATGAACTTCTTGCAAAAGATTTAAAAGAAAAGTTAGGACTGATAAATAGCTTCTTGTTTGAGCCAGAAAAATATTTATTGGAAGATAAAACTATTTATTCAGGTTCTTCCTCATTTAGCACTCCTGTATTCAGCAGTGTTAAAAATAACAAACCCTTTTTGTATAAAAAGAACGACACAGAAGTTCAAGCTATTTTTGATTTAGCCAAATTAAATACTAGAAAAAATTTATTGAGTAACTCCTATAATTTTGGAATTTATTTTGATAATTATAAAGTAACCTATAATCTGAATTTTATCTATAAGGATGGTGAAGATAAAAAATTCTCAGATACACAAACAAATGCAACTGAAAACCCCTATGATTTCAAATTGAATGACGAATATATTGCAATAAAGTTATATACAGGGAATGCAGAGACCTTTCTTGAGTTTTTACGAATTATAAAAGGTGATTCACAAGCTGAACAAATTAAAAAAGATATTATCCGATATTATAAAAATTTCTTTGTAACAGCTGAAAATAACCCTGATATTATTGATGCTTTATATGAAAATATCCCTGATTTTGTTTTAGAAGTTCTTACGGATGAGATGCTTTGGAAAAATTTCATTTCGCTTTCTGAAAAAGCTATTAATACGTCTGGTACTAATGAAAACATGTCAGTTATTAACTTGTTGAAAGGAGTCAAAAATGGAGTTTGGTGGGGTAATCAAATTAATAATAATCCTGATGTGGTAAGAAAAGTTTTGAATAAAATCCAGGCTAAATATCTTGAGGATTTTATTATTGAATTATCTAAAGTTGGGCGCAAAGCTTGGAAAGATTCTGATTACCAAAATGCAATTAGCTATTCTCTTGAAATGAAAGATATCTTGAAAAATGGTATTGTTGAAAACAGATTTGTTTATTGGAGTGGCTTTTTGGAAAAAGAAAAGAAATTTGAAGTTGGCTTTACCATTCACTCTTATATTGACGGAAATTTGGCAGAAAGCGGATCTGAAACATTAGGTATCAATTATGCCTTTACTCCATTAAAAATACCAGATGATAAAGGAGATTACTTTATACCTACAATTGTTGCTAATTATTTTACTGAAAAACAAATAGATGAAGACCGATGGACAATTTTGGAAAATATTACAGCAGGGTTATTGCCTGAATTTGAATTGGTTGCTTTTAAAAGCTTTTCTTCTTTAGCGGCAAAATTGAGATATTCCAAATATTTAAAGATCTTAGGAGAAAATCCTGCTTTTCAGAAAATATTAGTTGAACTTTCTAGTACAAGGTATATGACAAAATATTTATCTTTGGAAGAGGAAGCTGCAGTAAGACTTTATACAACAGGATATTATTCTGGTTTAAACAGAGCTTTAAGAGGGGGAATACCAATGACGGAAGAATACAAAGCATATAAGGAACTACTCAATAATGCTTTGAATAAACTGCCAAAAACCAGCTCATCAACTTTCTACAGATTAGAAAAAATGTCTCCTGAAATGCTGAGTAAAGAATATGCAATAGGTAAGACAGTTGAAAAAAGAAGCTTCACCTCCTCTACTTATGATTATACGGCAGCAGAAGAAATGATGTTTGACGATGCAGGTTTTAACGTATTAGTAAAAATTACAGGTAAAAACGGTAAGAGCATAGAAGCTACATCAAAAATACCTGCTGAAAAGGAAATACTTTTTAAGAGTAATACAAAGTTTATAGTTGAAGAAATTAAAGAAATGCCAAGTCCAATTAGTCCAAGTGAAAATATAATGTTTATTAAATTAGTTGAAAAATAA